The genomic segment TGTCCAATCTCGATGCCAAGCTGCGCGAGGAGATGCAGGGCGAACTGCGCCGGATACAGCGCTCGGTCGGCACCACCACGATCCTCGTGACCCATGACCAGCATGAGGCGATGGCGCTGTCCGACCGCATCGTGCTGATGAATCAGGGCCGGGTCGAGCAGATCGGTACGCCGGACGCGATCTATGCGCGTCCGAGCAGTGCCTTCGTCGCCCATTTCCTCGGCAAAACCAATATCCTGCAGGGCCGGGGCGACGGTTGCGGCCATGTCGTCATCGGCCCATTGTCCATTCCCGTCGCTGGTGCGGGCGCTGGCGCGGTGGCGCTCGCCGTCCGGCCGGAGCGGCTGTCGATCGACGCGCCGGGCGCCCGTGGTTTCCCGGCGCGCATCACCGGCCGGGTGTTCCAGGGCGCGCATTGGCTGCTGAGCGCCGATAGCGAGGCCGGGGCGCTGTGGCTGCTGCGCAGCAATGACGGCAGCAGCATCCCGGCCGATGGCCAAACCGTGATGCTGTCGTTTGCGCCGGCCGATGCCGCCGTGCTCGAGAACGGGGCTGCGCCATGACCGGCATGACCAAAGAACGCCGCGCGCCCTACTGGCTGGTCGCACCGGGGCTGCTGGTCTTCCTCGGTCTGGTCATCATTCCATTGGGCATGACGGCCTTGCTCTCGTTCTACGACTGGGGGCAATACAAGGGCATCGTGGCCGAGTTCACACTGAAGAATTGGATCGAGATCGCGACCGATTCCTATTTTTTCGAGATCTTCCTGCGCAGTTTCCGGATCGCGTTGCTGGTGACGTTGGCGACGATGCTGATCGGTGTGCCGCAGGCTTACATCCTGCGGCGGATGTCGCCCGGCTGGCGCAGCGTCTTCCTGTTCGTCGTCATCGGGCCGCTGCTGGTGTCGGTGGTGGCGCGCACGCTGGGCTGGGCGCTGCTGCTGGGTTCGACCGGGGTCGTCAACCAGGGCTTGATCGCGCTCGGACTGATTCGCGCGCCGCTGGAATTCATGTTCACCGAGACGGGCGTCATCATCGCGCTCACCCATGTGCTGATACCGTTCATGATCCTGGCCGTCTGGGCCTCGCTGCAACGGCTCGACCCGCAGATCGAGAACGCGGCGATGTCGCTGGGCGCCGGCGGGTTGACGATCTGGCGGCGGGTGATCCTGCCGCAGATCGTGCCGGGCATTCTCTCCGGTGCGATCATCGTCTTCGCGCTGGCCGCCAGCGCCTTTGCTTCGCCGGCGATCATCGGCGGGCGGCGGCTCAAGGTGGCCGCGACGTTGGCCTATGACGAGTTCCTGAACACGCTGAACTGGCCGCTCGGCGCGGCGGTGGCGATGTTTTTGCTCGTTGCGCTGGTGGCCATCATCGTCGGCTCGAACCGACTGATCGAGCGCCGCTTCGCGCCGGTGTTCGAATAGGTGCGCGAATGAGAAGCAACGGCCCCCTGGCGCTGGTTTTCCACACGCTGTTCGTGGTGTTCATGCTGGCGCCGCTGGTGATCGTCTGCATCGTCGCCTTCACGCCGCAGGGCTATCTTTCACTGCCGACGCAGGGCCTGAGCCTGCGCTGGTTCAAGGCGATCTTCGCTTACCCCGAATTCCTGCGCGCCTTCTACACCTCGCTCTGGCTCGCGGCGCTGTCCTCGGGCATCGTGATCGCGCTGGCCGTGCCGGCGGCGCTGGCCATTGCCCGCTACCGCTTCGTTGGCCGCGAGGCGATCACGGCCTTGTTCATGTCGCCGCTGATGGTGCCGCATGTCGTGCTCGGCATCGCCTTCCTGCGGTTTTTCACGCAGATCGGCCTGTCGGGCAGCTTCACCGGGCTGGTGCTCAGCCATTGTCTGATCATTTTTCCCTTTGCCCTGCGGCTCGTGCTCGCCGCCTCCTACGGTATGGACCGCCGGATCGAGCAGGCGGCGATCTCGCTCGGCGCTGGCGCGCTGACGGTGTTCCGGCGGGTGACGCTGCCGCTGATCCTGCCCGGCATCGTCTCGGGCTGGCTGCTGGCTGCGATCAACTCCTTCGACGAGGTCACGATGACGGTGTTCATTGCCTCGCCGGCGACCAGCACGCTGCCGGTCAGGATGTTTCTCTACCTTCAGGACAATATCGATCCGCTGATCGCCGCCATTTCCGCCTGCCTGATCGCGCTGACGGCCGCGCTGCTGTTCGTTTTCGACAGACTCTATGGGCTCGATCGGCTGTTCGCGGGCGCCGCAAAGTGACCTCCATGACGAGCACGGCACAGCGCAAGGAGGCGGACATCGCCGTCATCGGCGGCGGGGTGGTTGGCGCCGCGCTGGCCTTGGGCCTGGCCCGCTGCGGTGCGGTGGTCACCGTGCTGGACGGGGGCGATGGCGCCTTGTGCGCCTCGGGCGGCAATTTTGCGCTGATCTGGGTGCAGTCCAAGGGCCTGGGCATGCCCGAGTACGCCCTGTGGTCACGCCGTTCGGCGCAGGACTGGCATGGCCTGGCGGCCCTGTTGCAGGACGAGGCCGGTATCGATGTCGCCCATAGCCAGCCCGGCGGCTTCACGCCTTGCCTGTCGGAGGCGGAACTGGAAAAGCGCGCCACCGCGATACAGCGGCTGTACCGCCAACCGGGCCTTGCCGACTTCCGCTACGAGGTTCTCGACCATGCCGAGACCCGGCGGCGATTGCCCGATATCAGCAAACATGTGGTCGGTGCCATCTACAGCCCGCTGGACGGTCATGTGAATTCGCTCCGGCTCTGGCGCGCGCTGCGCGCGGCCGGTGCGCGCCGTGGCATCGACTACCGTGCCAGCCATGTGGTCGGGTCGATCAGGCCCCGTGACGGGGGCTTTCGCATCGGTTTTCACTCCGGCTTTCACCGTCCCGGGCACTGGGGCGAGATCGACGCCGGCCGGGTGGTGCTCGCTGCCGGTCTGGGCAATGCGCGGCTTGCGCCCATGGTCGGTCTGGCGGCGCCGCTCCAGCCGCGCAAGGGCCAGATCATCGTCACCGAAAAAACCGCCGCCTTCCTGCACCACCCGATGGCGAGCCTGCGCCAGACCGACGAGGGCGGCATCATGATCGGCGACAGCCAGGAGGATTGTGGCTTCGATACCGGCGTCGGCCAGTCCGTGATCGCGGTCATGGCCGAGCGCGCGGTGCGCACCTTTGCGCGTCTGGCCGCTTTGCATGTCGTGCGCAGTTGGTCGGCGCTGCGCGTGATGAGCCCGGACGGCTTTCCGATCTATCAGCAGTCGCACAGCCATCCCGGCGCCTTCGTCGTCACCTGCCATTCCGGCGTGACGCTGGCCGCCAACCATGTACTGACGCTCGCCCCGGCCATCTTCGCCGGCCAACTGCCCGAGTCGGTGGCGCGCTTTTCCGCACGGAGGTTCGATGTTCCGCCCCATGTTTGATACCGGAAAAGGCCCGGCCGCAGCCAGCGGCGCCAGGCTGGCCTTCACTTTCGACGGTCGGCCACTGACCGGGCGCGCGGGCGACACCGTCGCGGCCGCGCTGCTGGCCAACGGCGTCACGGCCTGTCGCGCGACGCCGGTCTCGGGCGCGCCGCGCGCACCTTATTGCATGATGGGCATCTGCTTTGAATGCCTGGTCGTCATCGACGGCATCGGCAACCGGCAGGGCTGCCTAGAGCCGCTGCGCGCGGGCATGCGCATAGCGACCCAGCATGGCCGGCGCCAGACCGGACAGGTGCACGGATGAAAGCCTTGACTGCGCCCGGCCAACTCGCCCAAAGCTACGACCTGGTCGTCGTTGGCGCCGGCCCGGCCGGTTTGTCCGCCGCCACCACGGCGGCGCAGCATGGGCTCGATGTGCTGCTGGTCGACGAGAACCCGGCTCCGGGCGGGCAGATCTACCGGGCCATCACGAGCACTCCCATCAGCGACCGCGCCGTGCTCGGCCAGGACTATTGGCGTGGCGCCGATATCGTCGCGCGCTTCGAACGTGCGCCAGCCAGCTATGCCGCGCGCTGCACGCTCTGGTCGGTGACGCCGCACGCAACACGGCACCATGGCCAGGCGTTCGAGGTCGGCCTGTCGCAGGGCGGCTGCGCCCGCCTGATCGATGCGCGCCAGCTCATTTTGGCCACCGGCGCACAGGAGCGGCCATTTCCGATCCCCGGCTGGACCTTGCCCGGCGTGATGAGCGCCGGCGCGGCGCAGATCGCGCTCAAGAGCGCCGCCATCGTGCCGGCAGGGCGCACCGTGGTCGCCGGCTGCGGCCCGTTGCTGTATCTGCTCGCCCGCCAGTTGGCGGCGGCGGGGGCCGAGATCGTTGCGCTGCTGGACACCACGCCGCGCCGCTATTGGTCCAGGGCTGCGGCTGCGCTGCCCGATTTCCTGCGCTCGCCGTATGCGCTCGCCGGGTTGAAACTGCTGGCGGGGCTGCATCTGAACCGCCGTCTGCGCTTTGTCGGCGGCGTCACCGGCCTGTCTGGCGCGGGGCAGGACAGGCTCGCCGCCGTCACCTTCGTGCGCGACGGCCGGACCGCGCGCATCGACTGCGATACGCTGCTGCTGCACCAGGGCCTGATCCCCGGCGTCAACCTCTCCAACGCCGCCGGTTGCGCGCATGATTTCAGCGCCGCCGGGCATTGCTGGGTGCCGCGTCTGGACGACTGGTTCACCTCGTCCGTGCCCGGCATCGCCATCGCCGGCGATGGCGCCGGCATCGCCGGGGCCGAGAGCGCGGCCTTGCGCGGTGAAATCGCAGCGCTGGCCGTGGCCGAGCGGCTGGGCCGCATCGACCTGGCTGCGCGCGAGCGCGCGGCCACACCGCTGCGCGCGCAACTGGCGCGCGCGCTGCGCGGCCGGCGCTTTCTCGATCTGCTGTACCAACCGGCTGCGCAATTCCTCGCCCCGCCGCAGGATGACACCATCGTCTGCCGCTGCGAGGAGGTCACGGCCGGCCAGATCCGCGACAGCGCCAAGCGTCTGGGCGTCACCGGCCCGAACCGGATGAAAGCCTTTCTGCGCTGCGGCATGGGGCCATGCCAAGGGCGGCTGTGCGGGCCGACCGTGGTCGAACTGATTGCGCAGACCCATGGCATGACGCCGGCGCAGGTCGGCTACTACCGGCTACGCCCGCCGGTCAAGCCGGTCACGCTCGCCGAACTCGCGGCCCTGCCACAGACCGAGGCGGCCATCGAGGCCGTGGTGCCGTGAACGCGCAGCGCCGCCATGCCGACGTCATCGTCATCGGCGCGGGCATCCATGGCTGCTCGAGCGCATTGCACTGCGCGATGCGCGGGCTGTCGGTGATCGTGCTGGAGAAAGACCATGCCGGCCGCCATGCCTCGGGCGTCAATGCCGGCGGCGTGCGCCAGCTCGCCCGCGATGTCGCGGAGATTGCGCTCTCGAACGCGGCCATGGCGCTCTGGCACCGGATCGGCGAACTCGTCGACGATGATTGCGGCTTCAGTTCGGACGGCCAGGTCCTGGTCGCCGAGACCGAAGCCGATCTGGCGGACTGCCGCGCGCGCGTCGACATGTTGAGATTGCGCGGCTTTGACCATGAGGAACTGATCGACGCCCGGGAATTGCGCCGGCTGATACCCGCGATTTCCGGCGCCTGCCCCGGCGGTGTGGTTTCGCGGCGCGATGGCGCTGCCAACCCGCTGCGCACGACGCAGGCCTTCAAGCGCAAGGCGCAGGCGCTCGGTGCCAGCATCCGCGAGGGCGTGCATGCAGCAAAGGTGCTGCGCGACGGTGCGCTCTGGTGCGTTCAGACCGATGCCGGCAAGTTCACCGCGCCGCGCCTGGTCAATGCCGCCGGTGCCTGGGCCGACCGGATCGCCGCCGGCCTGGGCGAACCAGTGCCGCTCACGGTGATCGCGCCGATGCTGATGATCACGGAGCCGCTGCCGGCCTTTATCGCGCCGGTGGTGATCACGCGGCGGCGCAAGCTCTCGCTCAAGCAATGGGCCAATGGCACGGTGCTGATCGGCGGCGGCCACCGCGGCTGGCCCCTGCGCGATGAAAATCGCACCCTCCTCGACTGGCAGCAGCTCGCCACCAGTGCCCGGACGGTTCAGGATCTGTTCCCGGTCATGCGCACGGCAAGCATCCTGCGCGCCTGGGCCGGCATCGAGGCTCGCATGCCCGACGATCTGCCGGTCTTCGGACCCAGCGCCAGGCATGAGGGCGTCTATCACCAGTTCGGCTTCTCCGCCCATGGCTTCCAGCTCGGCCCCGGCGCTGGCGCGGTCATGGCCGAGATCATTGCGACAGGCCGCAGCAGCGTTGCGATCGACGGCCTGGGCATTGGCCGCTTTGCCTTGGCAAGGCAAGACGCAGCGCCCGATGCGGGCCAGGGCCGCAGCGCCTGAGCATCGGGCCGGCCGGTCTGGGCACTTGAACGGATCGACCGGGATCGGGCCTGTCTTCAACGCTGCACGTTGCGCCAAAGACGATCGGTCCGGCGCCCGGTGCCCGAAGACGAGCCTAGTGTCGCGTCACGGATCAGATGTCGTAGGCTGCGCGCAGCCATCGGAGCGCAGCGCAGACCGACAGATGATCGGTGACGCGACACTAGAGATGGCGGGCGCAATATGACGGTGCCGAAACCGGGGCCTGCGCTGCCGTCTGCGCCGTAGCGGTCGCTCGGCGGTCGCTCGGCGGTCATTCGGCAGCCATTGGTTGCGTCCGGGCCACGGGGGGATCGAACCGCTGCGGCGCAAGCGCCAGTGCATGCGCGTCGAATCCCTCGTAAATGGCCAATTCGCGCCCCATGGCTGCCATGGGGGGAAATGCCTTGGTGGTGACGTAGCCTATCGATGTGCGTTTGATGAAATCATGCACCGACAAGGCGGACACGGTTTTGGCCCCGAATGATGTCGGCAGAACCGCGTTCGGCCCCAGTACGAAGTTGGCGATCGACATGGGTGTGGCATGGCCCAACAGTATCTCGCCGGCGTTGCGGATCTGGTGGAGATACCCGAATGGTTCTGCGCCGAGGATTTCGAGGTGTTCCGGCGCGTAGTCGTTGATGAAGTCCATCGCGCTGGGCACTGAATCGGCCAACAAGACGCCGCCGCGCGGGCCGGTCAATACCGTTGCCGAGAACTCGACGCGCCGGGCGCTCATTTCGTTCCAGAAATGCGCTATCCAATCGATGGCTGCGGATGCAATGGCCCTGCTGGTGGTCACCAGAAATGCGGATGAATCCGGGCCATGCTCGGCTTCGATCAACACATCGAGTGCCGCCAGACGGGCGTCGGCAGAGGCGTCGGCAAACACGATCGATTCACTCGGCCCTGCGGGGATGCCCGGGTCCAGGTGGTCGACCAGCGCCCGCTTGGCCGCCATGACCCATGGGCTGCCCGGGCCCAGTATCTTGTCTGCCTTGGGGATGGTCGAGGTGCCAAAAGCCGCAGCCGCAACCGCTTGCGAGCCGCCGACTTTGAAGATGGTTTCGATACCGGCGAGCCGGGCGGCAACCAGGGTGGCGGCGTCGACCCGGCCATCGGGTCCGGCGGGGGTCAGGATGTAGGCCGTCGGGACTTGGGCCACCACGGCCGGAACACACAGCATCATCACGGTGCTGGGAAATGAGCCTTTGCCGCGCGGCACATACAGGGCGACCGTATCGATGGGGGTGATCCGTTCGCCGGCAAATGCACCGGGACGCAGTTCTTTCATCCAGTACTGAACCGGCTTTTGGGCCGTATGAAACGAGCGGATGTTCTCGATGCCGTATTCGATGGCGGCCACGACCTTGGGGTCGAGCATGGCGAACGCGGCGTCGAACTCGGCAGGGGATACCCGGATGGAGTCCAACCCGATCGCTGCGCCCTCGAATTGCGCTGCGTAATGCACCAGGGCCGCATCGCCTCGGTTTCTGACATCTTCGATGATGGGCAATACCGCATTGGCATAGGTGGACAGGTCGCTTTCCGTGCGCAGCATCAGGGATTTTCTCTGCTGCGGGGAGAGTTTCGACAGTTCGATGAGGTTGATCGATTTCATGGCCTTGAATCCGTGGTCTATCCGATGCGTCATTCCATTCCTGAATCATCCGTGCGCTTTGCCGGCGTCGCGTCCACGAACGATGGGGAAATGGAATCAGTTGGCGCCCATGGGGGGTGCATTTTTCAAGGAAGTATGCCCTTGCCATCCGGCGCGGGCGGCATTTGCCAGCCGTTGGGCGCAACTGTCGGCCAGTTGCGCGTCGCGGGCCTCGACCATGACGCGCAGCAGAGGCTCGGTGCCGCTGGCGCGGATGAGCACGCGGCCCGATGCGCCCAGTTGCTGCTCGACCGCCTGGATGGCGTCGGCCAGCAGCCGGTTCGTCGTCCAGTCCTGGTCCGGGGGCAAGCGGACATTGAGCAGCACCTGGGGGTACAGCGTCACTGCGGCCAGCAACTGCGCCAGCGTGCTGCGGCTGCGCACACAGGCTTGCAGCACCTGCAGGGCGCTGCCGATGCCATCGCCCGTGGTGTGCCGGTCCAGTGCCAGCAGGTGCCCGGACCCTTCGCCCCCGAGCGCCCAGTCGCGGCGCGTCAGTTCTTCCAGGATGTAGCGGTCGCCGACCTTGGCGCGCACGAATTCCACGCCCCGGGCCTGCAAGGCCAGTTCGACCGCCCGGTTCGTCATCAGGGTGCCGACCACGCCGGGCACATGCTCGTCGCGGCCCATGCGGTCCGCGACCATCAGGTACAGCAGTTCGTCGCCGTTGTACAGGCGCCCGGTGGCGTCAACGATCAGCACACGGTCTGCGTCGCCATCGAGCGCAATGCCGTAGTCCGCATGGTGGGCATGGACCGCGCGCACCAGGGTGTCGGGGTGCGTAGCGCCTACCTCATGGTTGATGTTCAGGCCATCGGGCGAGCAACCGATGGCGATCACCTCGGCCTCCAGTTCACGCAAGACCTTGGGGCCCACCTGGTAGGCCGCGCCATGGGCTGCGTCGAGCACGATTTTCAGCCCCTTGAGGGACAGATCCTGCGCAAAGGTGTTTTTGCAAAATTCGATATAGCGCTCGGCCGCATCATTGAGCCGCCGCGCCTTGCCCAGGTTGGCGGAGTTGGTCCATGCCGGCGGCTCGCCCAGTGCCGTTTCCACGGCCTGCTCCCAGGCGTCGGACAGCTTGCTGCCCTGGGCGCTGAAGAATTTGATGCCGTTGTCGGGATACGGGTTGTGGCTCGCGCTGATGACCACCCCCAGGCTGGCGCGCTGGGCGCAGGTCAGGTAGGCCACGCCGGGCGTGGGCAGAGGGCCTAGCAACACCACGTCGACCCCGGCGGAGTTGAAGCCCGACTCCAGCGCGCTTTCGAGCATGTAGCCGGAAATCCGGGTGTCCTTGCCGATCAACACGACAGGGCGCTCTTGCGTCTGGCGCAGCACGCGGCCCACGGCGTGGGCCAGGCGCAAGACGAAATCGGGCGTGATCGGCGGCTGCCCGACGGTGCCGCGAATGCCATCGGTGCCGAAGTGTTGGCGCGTCATGGGGGTTGCGTTTCCTTGGGTGTCGAGCGCGTGGTCGCAGCGGTCGAAGTCAGCCGGCCTGTTGCAGCGCCGCCCACACCGCCAGCGCTGCCACCGTTTCGCGCACATCATGCACGCGCACCACCGATGCGCCGCGCTCGACCGCCAGCACGGCCGCCGTCACGCTGGGCACCAGGCGCTGTTCGAGCGCCAAACCGGTCGCAGCCCCCAAGGATGACTTGCGTGACCAGCCCACCAGCAGCGGGTAGCCCATTGCCAGCAGCGCCGGCTGCTTTGCCAGCAAGGCGAAGTTCTGCTCTGGCGTTTTGCCAAAACCAATGCCCGGGTCCACAACGATGCGATGGTTTGCGACCCCTAGCGCCAGCAGATCATGCGCCGCCATCTCTAAAAATGAGCGCACCTGAGACAGCACATCGCCGTGCATCGGTGCCAACTGCATGGTCTGCGGGTCGCGGTGCATATGCATCAGGCAAACGCCGCAGCGCGGATGCGCCGCGACGACGGCCGCAGCCCCGGGCTGGCGCAGCGCCCGGATGTCGTTGACGATGTCGGCGCCCACATCGAGCACCGCCTGCATCACCTCGGGCTTGCAGGTGTCGACGGAAACCGGAGCGCCCAAAGAAACCGCAGCGCGCACCACGGGCAGCACGCGGGCCAGTTCCTGCTCCAGCGGCACTGCCGTGCTGCCGGGGCGCGTCGACTCGCCGCCGATGTCCAGGATGTCGGCGCCATCCTTGAGCAGTTGCTCGCAATGCTGCAGGGCGGTGGCCGTGCTGCCATGGCGCCCACCGTCGGAAAACGAGTCCGGCGTGACGTTGACGATGCCCATGACCCGGGGGCGGGTCAGGTCAATGGAAAAGCGCGCGGTCTGCCAGATCATGAAGCCATCAGTGAGAGGCCGTGCTCCACGGCGCTGCGATCGGAGAGATTGTGGCAAGGGACAGGGCACGAGGCCCCGTCCGGGCGGCGGCGCGAAGCCCGTTTGCAGTCCGGGCTGCGGTCGCCGCTCGCCTCATGCGGCCGTTGGCGCGGTGTTCGTTGTCACCTCTGGCGTGCCCCCGCTGGAACTATCGCCGCCCGGGGGCGGTGTGCGCGGCGTCCAGTCCTTGGGCGGACGGGGCTCCTTGCCGGCCATGATGTCGTCGAGTTGTTCGGCGTCTATGGTTTCCCATTCGAGCAGGGCCTTGACCATGGCGTGGATTTTGTCGCTGTTGTCTTCGATCAGGCGGCGTGCCTGGTGGTATTGCTCATCGATGATGCGGCGCACTTCGCCGTCGACCTTTTCCATGGTCTGCTCGCTCATGTTGGTGGTCTTGGTCACCGAGCGGCCGAGAAAGATTTCGCCTTCGTTTTCAGCATAGACCATGGGGCCCAGGGCCTCGGTCATGCCATAACGGGTGACCATGTCGCGCGCAATATGGGTCGCGCGCTCGAAGTCGTTGCTGGCGCCGGTGGTCATCTGGTGCATGAACACTTCTTCGGCGATGCGGCCGCCAAACAACATGCTGATCTGGTTGAGCATGTATTCGCGGTCGTAGCTATAGCGGTCATGCGCCGGCAGGCTCATGGTCACGCCCAGCGCCCGGCCACGGGGAATGATGGTGACCTTGTGCACCGGGTCGCACTTGGGCAGCAGCTTGCCGATCAGGGCGTGGCCGGATTCGTGGTACGCGGTGTTGCGCCGCTCTTCCTCGGGCATGACCATGCTTTTGCGCTCGGGGCCCATCAGGATCTTGTCCTTGGCCCGCTCGAAGTCCTGCATCTCGACGGTGCGCGCGTTGCGGCGGGCCGCCATCAGCGCGGCTTCGTTGCACAGGTTTGCCAAGTCTGCGCCGCTCATGCCGGGCGTGCCACGGGCGATGATGCCGGGGGCCACGTCCTGGCCCATCGGGATCTTGCGCATGTGCACGTTCAGGATCTGCTCGCGGCCACGGATGTCGGGCAGCGTTACATACACCTGGCGGTCGAAGCGGCCGGGGCGCAACAAGGCCGCATCCAGAATGTCAGGACGGTTGGTGGCCGCCACCACGATCACGCCGAGGTTGGTTTCGAAACCATCCATCTCGACCAGCATCTGGTTCAGCGTCTGCTCGCGCTCGTCATTGCCACCCCCGAGGCCGGCGCCGCGCTGGCGACCGACGGCATCGATTTCGTCGATGAAGATGATGCACGGCGCGTTCTTCTTGGCGTTGTCGAACATGTCGCGCACGCGGGCTGCGCCGACACCGACAAACATCTCAACGAAGTCGGAACCCGAGATGCTGAAAAACGGCACCTTGGCCTCGCCCGCAATCGACTTGGCCAGCAAGGTCTTGCCGGTGCCCGGAGGGCCTACCAGCAGCAAACCGCGCGGGATGCGGCCGCCGAGCTTCTGGAATTTCTGCGGGTCCTTGAGGAAGTCGACGACTTCCTTGACCTCTTCCTTGGCCTCGTCGCAGCCGGCCACGTCAGCGAACGTGACCTGGTTGTTGTTTTCGTCGAGCATGCGCGCCTTGCTCTTGCCGAAGCTGAATGCGCCGCCCTTGCCGCCCCCTTGCATCTGGCGCATGAAGTACACCCAGATGCCGACCACCGCCAGTATGGGGGCCCAGTTGATCAGCAGCGTCAGCAGCAGGGAGCCTTCTTCGCGGGGTTTGACGTCGAATTTGACGTTGTGGTTGAGCAGGTCGCCCACCAGGCCCCGGTCGAGCACCGATGCATTGGTGCGAATCTTGCTGCCATCGGTGGTCGTGGCAACGATTTCACCGCCGCTCAAACCCTCGGGGATGGTGGCGCTCCTGATGCGGTCATTGCGGACTTCTTCAAGAAATTCGGAATAGCCGATAGCCCCCGCGCCGGCTGCGCCACGGGCATCGAACTGTTTGAACACCGTGAACAGCACCAAGGCAATGACCAGCCAGACGGCAATTTTTGAAAACCACTGATTATTCAAGCGGAACTCCAGTTGCGGGGGACAGAGAAACGGACACCTGGCCGCCATGGCCCACAGCGCATGTACATGGGGCGTATTTTAAGGCTTTCAAGCGGCGCTGCCGGGCTCAATCTCCGTTGGCGGGCATGGAATTGGTGCCGATCGGCACCAATGGCGCAGGCTCGGCGGCCGTGCCCGATCGGGAGTCAAGCCCGTTCGGGCTGGCCTTTTTCAGACCCCTGCCGAGCAAAAAGGTCTCGGACGACTTGTCGCGCGAGGCTTTGGGTTTCAATGGCACCACCCGCAGGAAGGTCTGCTTGAACAGCGCGGCCAGATCACTGTAGCCGCTGCCGTGGAACAGCTTGACCAGCAGCGCTCCGTCCGGTTTCAAATGCCGGCAAGAAAAAGCCACGGCCAACTCCACCAGGTCGGCCATGCGGGCCGCATCGGCGCACGCGATGCCCGACAGGTTGGGCGCCATGTCGGACACCACCACATCCACCACCCGCCCGGCCAGGGCCTGCTCCAGGCGCTGTTGCACATCGGGTGCGCGAAAATCGCCATGCAGACAGGTCACGCCTTCCAGGGGTTCCATCGGGAGAATGTCCAGTGCGATGATGGCGCCCTCGGCCGCCATGCGCCGGCGCAGGTA from the Verminephrobacter eiseniae EF01-2 genome contains:
- a CDS encoding ABC transporter ATP-binding protein — encoded protein: MSHLVLDGLGKSYGDVTVIAGLDLAVERGEFVSLLGPSGCGKTTTLQMIAGFTPVDRGRILLDGSDLATVAPSKRGLGIVFQSYALFPHMTVAQNIAFGLEMRGVAKSERDRRTLEAMALVDLDGFVERYPRRMSGGQQQRVALARALVIEPTLLLLDEPLSNLDAKLREEMQGELRRIQRSVGTTTILVTHDQHEAMALSDRIVLMNQGRVEQIGTPDAIYARPSSAFVAHFLGKTNILQGRGDGCGHVVIGPLSIPVAGAGAGAVALAVRPERLSIDAPGARGFPARITGRVFQGAHWLLSADSEAGALWLLRSNDGSSIPADGQTVMLSFAPADAAVLENGAAP
- a CDS encoding ABC transporter permease — encoded protein: MTGMTKERRAPYWLVAPGLLVFLGLVIIPLGMTALLSFYDWGQYKGIVAEFTLKNWIEIATDSYFFEIFLRSFRIALLVTLATMLIGVPQAYILRRMSPGWRSVFLFVVIGPLLVSVVARTLGWALLLGSTGVVNQGLIALGLIRAPLEFMFTETGVIIALTHVLIPFMILAVWASLQRLDPQIENAAMSLGAGGLTIWRRVILPQIVPGILSGAIIVFALAASAFASPAIIGGRRLKVAATLAYDEFLNTLNWPLGAAVAMFLLVALVAIIVGSNRLIERRFAPVFE
- a CDS encoding ABC transporter permease; this encodes MRSNGPLALVFHTLFVVFMLAPLVIVCIVAFTPQGYLSLPTQGLSLRWFKAIFAYPEFLRAFYTSLWLAALSSGIVIALAVPAALAIARYRFVGREAITALFMSPLMVPHVVLGIAFLRFFTQIGLSGSFTGLVLSHCLIIFPFALRLVLAASYGMDRRIEQAAISLGAGALTVFRRVTLPLILPGIVSGWLLAAINSFDEVTMTVFIASPATSTLPVRMFLYLQDNIDPLIAAISACLIALTAALLFVFDRLYGLDRLFAGAAK
- a CDS encoding NAD(P)/FAD-dependent oxidoreductase; the encoded protein is MTSTAQRKEADIAVIGGGVVGAALALGLARCGAVVTVLDGGDGALCASGGNFALIWVQSKGLGMPEYALWSRRSAQDWHGLAALLQDEAGIDVAHSQPGGFTPCLSEAELEKRATAIQRLYRQPGLADFRYEVLDHAETRRRLPDISKHVVGAIYSPLDGHVNSLRLWRALRAAGARRGIDYRASHVVGSIRPRDGGFRIGFHSGFHRPGHWGEIDAGRVVLAAGLGNARLAPMVGLAAPLQPRKGQIIVTEKTAAFLHHPMASLRQTDEGGIMIGDSQEDCGFDTGVGQSVIAVMAERAVRTFARLAALHVVRSWSALRVMSPDGFPIYQQSHSHPGAFVVTCHSGVTLAANHVLTLAPAIFAGQLPESVARFSARRFDVPPHV
- a CDS encoding (2Fe-2S)-binding protein, producing the protein MFRPMFDTGKGPAAASGARLAFTFDGRPLTGRAGDTVAAALLANGVTACRATPVSGAPRAPYCMMGICFECLVVIDGIGNRQGCLEPLRAGMRIATQHGRRQTGQVHG
- a CDS encoding NAD(P)/FAD-dependent oxidoreductase, which codes for MKALTAPGQLAQSYDLVVVGAGPAGLSAATTAAQHGLDVLLVDENPAPGGQIYRAITSTPISDRAVLGQDYWRGADIVARFERAPASYAARCTLWSVTPHATRHHGQAFEVGLSQGGCARLIDARQLILATGAQERPFPIPGWTLPGVMSAGAAQIALKSAAIVPAGRTVVAGCGPLLYLLARQLAAAGAEIVALLDTTPRRYWSRAAAALPDFLRSPYALAGLKLLAGLHLNRRLRFVGGVTGLSGAGQDRLAAVTFVRDGRTARIDCDTLLLHQGLIPGVNLSNAAGCAHDFSAAGHCWVPRLDDWFTSSVPGIAIAGDGAGIAGAESAALRGEIAALAVAERLGRIDLAARERAATPLRAQLARALRGRRFLDLLYQPAAQFLAPPQDDTIVCRCEEVTAGQIRDSAKRLGVTGPNRMKAFLRCGMGPCQGRLCGPTVVELIAQTHGMTPAQVGYYRLRPPVKPVTLAELAALPQTEAAIEAVVP
- a CDS encoding NAD(P)/FAD-dependent oxidoreductase, translating into MNAQRRHADVIVIGAGIHGCSSALHCAMRGLSVIVLEKDHAGRHASGVNAGGVRQLARDVAEIALSNAAMALWHRIGELVDDDCGFSSDGQVLVAETEADLADCRARVDMLRLRGFDHEELIDARELRRLIPAISGACPGGVVSRRDGAANPLRTTQAFKRKAQALGASIREGVHAAKVLRDGALWCVQTDAGKFTAPRLVNAAGAWADRIAAGLGEPVPLTVIAPMLMITEPLPAFIAPVVITRRRKLSLKQWANGTVLIGGGHRGWPLRDENRTLLDWQQLATSARTVQDLFPVMRTASILRAWAGIEARMPDDLPVFGPSARHEGVYHQFGFSAHGFQLGPGAGAVMAEIIATGRSSVAIDGLGIGRFALARQDAAPDAGQGRSA